Genomic segment of Amphibacillus xylanus NBRC 15112:
ACGCATCATACATTAAAGAAGGAGCAGTTGTCATTGACGTTGGTATTAATCGTTTAGAAGATGGAACATTGACTGGTGATGTTGATTTTGATTCTGTCAAAGAAAAGGCAGGATATTTAACACCAGTTCCTAAAGGTGTTGGACCGATGACGATTACAATGCTGTTAAAGAATACAATTAAAGCAGCTCTTAACCAATGCTCGCATGAATAATAAAGGTGTGATCAATGTGTCAGAAAGATATTTAACTGTAACAGCACTAACTCGTTACATAAAAAGAAAATTCGAACTTGACCAACATTTAACTACCGTCTGGTTAAAAGCAGAAATATCAAACTTTAAGCTCCATAGTAGAGGGCATATGTATTTTACGCTAAAAGACGATCAATCAAGAATTTTAGCCGTAATGTTTGCCGGTTATAATCGTTCATTGAGATTTCAACCTGAAGACGGTATGCATGTCATTGTTAAAGGTGAGGTAAGTGTTTACGAAGCAGCAGGCCAATATCAGCTTTACGTTCATGATATGATCCCTGACGGCGTAGGTGCATTACATTTAGCTTTTGAACAATTGAAACAAAAGCTTTCAAATGAAGGATTATTTGATGAGACAAGAAAAAAATCAATTCCTTCATTTCCAGAACACATTGGCATCATTACTTCACCTACAGGAGCTGCAATCAAGGATATTTTATCGACAATTAACAGACGATTTCCGATTGTAAAGATATCCGTTTTTCCTGCGCTTGTTCAAGGCGAACAAGCCAAATTTGATCTGGTTAATAAAATTAATCAAGCTAATCAAATGGAGTCAATCGATACATTAATTGTTGGACGTGGTGGAGGATCGATAGAAGAATTATGGCCTTTTAACGAAGAGATAGTTGCTCGAGCGATCGCAAATTCACGAATCCCAATAATTTCAGCAGTTGGTCATGAAACTGACACTACAATTGCTGACTTTGTTGCTGATTTAAGAGCAGCTACACCGACAGCAGCCGCTGAATTAGCTGTTCCTAACTTGGTAGATTTAATTGATCGAACAAATAATCTAAAACGAGTGCTC
This window contains:
- the xseA gene encoding exodeoxyribonuclease VII large subunit encodes the protein MSERYLTVTALTRYIKRKFELDQHLTTVWLKAEISNFKLHSRGHMYFTLKDDQSRILAVMFAGYNRSLRFQPEDGMHVIVKGEVSVYEAAGQYQLYVHDMIPDGVGALHLAFEQLKQKLSNEGLFDETRKKSIPSFPEHIGIITSPTGAAIKDILSTINRRFPIVKISVFPALVQGEQAKFDLVNKINQANQMESIDTLIVGRGGGSIEELWPFNEEIVARAIANSRIPIISAVGHETDTTIADFVADLRAATPTAAAELAVPNLVDLIDRTNNLKRVLHNQFSTIINKKHEQLNKLKSSTAFQYPKQLIFQKEQELDRLVERLEKNTTQLIQNKKDIYQETRTRFKLNNPEHQLKSYQQKMNFLRQNLHNHFQKQFDHKVTQFDRYLNKLMLLSPLHTMKRGYSIGYDQSGNIIKSVNHVELGDRMTLRLADGTIESEITHIEENSND